The Desulfovibrio sp. G11 region CCTGGATCGCGGGCAGCGTGGCGGCCATGATTGCCGTGTGCTACCTTGTGCACCGCCTGTTTATCTATCGCCATCACCGCATGCAGCAGGAGTTTGCCTACCGCCGCGAAGTGCTGGAGCGCACGGGCATAGTGCTGGTGGACAAAAACTGTATTCCGCTGCCGCAGACGGAAGAACAGCGCCTGGCGCTGGGTGAGGCCCGCATTGTGGACGCCCGGGCAGCCTTGCCGCCGGCGGACGGTGCGCCGCCTACGGAAAACCGGGAAACCCGGGAAGCCGGGAAACACGAAGAGTATGGTCAGAAGGGCCGCAATGCTTCGGGCAGTGAGGGTTTTTCATCTGCCGGAAACGCTGAAGACGAGATTACGGATGCTGAAATAATCTCGCCCGAAATATCCGCCGAAGTTCCTGCAGATACCGGAGACAATGAGGCCAAAAGCCGGTCAGCCGGAAAGGTCTGAGCAAACGCAGTTTGACAAAGCAGGTTATAGTGCCGCCGCCTGCGTCAGGCCGCGCCGTGCCAGCGCAATATCTGCCAGGGCGTTGACGCAGGCCGCCGCCACCGCCGAGCCGCCCTTGCGCCCCAGCAGGGTAAAGTGGGGCCACGCAGTGCGGCGGAGCAGTTCTTTGGACTGCGCCGCATTAACAAAACCTACGGGCATGCCCACAATAAGGGCCGGGGGCGGCGCGCCCTGTTCCAGCACGTCCAGCAGGCCGAGCAGGGCTGTGGGCGCGTTGCCGATGACCATGATATGTCCCTGCATCTGCGCGGCGAGGGATTCCAGCCCCGCGCGGGAGCGTGTGGTTTTTTTTGCCCGCGCAAGCGCATCAAGCCCGGGCAGGGCCATGATGGGCGTAACGGTAACGCCAAGGGGTGTCAGCCGCCGCAGGGGCAATCCTGCCGCAGCCATGCGTGTGTCGGTGTACACAGTGCAGCCCGCCAGCAGGGCGTTTACGCCCGCTTCAAGGGCAGTCTGGCTCAGACACAGGTCATGCACAATTTCTGTATCGCCCAGTGTATGCACGCAGCGGCGCGCCACCTGCCACAAAAGCCCTTCAAAAAGGCGCGGGGGCGGCATTTCTTTATCAATAATGGCAAAAGAGCGCTCTTCGATGGTCTGGGGGGTGCAGGCCGGGTCCAGTTCTACGGAATGTTCCGGCGCAGGAATATACGTCATGGGTAAGCCTCGGTTGGTCGTGTGTGCGCTCGCGGCGTTACATCGTTCTGCCATTGTTTTTTACCGCTGCTTCGAGCCATGTACGCCAGAAGCGTCGGGATCCCTCAGGATAGCAGTGCAGCCATGTTCCGGCCACGGAGCCGTGGCGGCAGCCCTCCTGCCGTAAAAAAATTCCCTTGCTGTCATACAGGTTCCACAATGGCGCGCAGTGTGCGGGCAAAGGGGAATCGTCTTCACGGGCATAGTGAAATTCGTGTCCCCGTACCCAGATGGGGGCAGGGCGGCTGCATTCTGCGCCTG contains the following coding sequences:
- a CDS encoding precorrin-8X methylmutase encodes the protein MTYIPAPEHSVELDPACTPQTIEERSFAIIDKEMPPPRLFEGLLWQVARRCVHTLGDTEIVHDLCLSQTALEAGVNALLAGCTVYTDTRMAAAGLPLRRLTPLGVTVTPIMALPGLDALARAKKTTRSRAGLESLAAQMQGHIMVIGNAPTALLGLLDVLEQGAPPPALIVGMPVGFVNAAQSKELLRRTAWPHFTLLGRKGGSAVAAACVNALADIALARRGLTQAAAL